The following proteins are encoded in a genomic region of Dictyoglomus sp. NZ13-RE01:
- the queD gene encoding 6-carboxytetrahydropterin synthase QueD codes for MFLIKEFYFDSAHNLIKYKGKCENLHGHTYKLVVVIEGIPNDEGMIMDFVELKEIVKEHVLKYLDHAYLNDIIEQPTAENIAIWIWNRLYDLLKRDNCQLFEIQVWETRESGVVYRGEKFERRTE; via the coding sequence TTGTTTCTCATAAAAGAATTTTATTTTGATTCTGCACATAACTTGATAAAATATAAAGGGAAATGTGAAAATCTTCATGGGCATACCTATAAACTTGTTGTTGTTATAGAAGGTATTCCCAATGATGAAGGTATGATAATGGATTTTGTAGAATTAAAAGAGATAGTCAAAGAACATGTTTTAAAATATTTAGATCATGCTTATTTAAATGATATAATTGAACAACCAACAGCAGAAAATATTGCTATTTGGATCTGGAATAGGCTATATGATCTTTTAAAAAGGGATAATTGTCAATTATTTGAGATTCAGGTTTGGGAGACAAGAGAAAGTGGAGTCGTATATAGAGGGGAAAAATTTGAGAGACGTACAGAATGA
- a CDS encoding GTP cyclohydrolase I FolE2, which produces MRDVQNDIDLRNIPLERVGIKDLEWPIKVLDKERGHQQTVAKIEIAVDLKHYIRGIHMSRFIEIMNELEELKPKSLEEMLRKIKEKLQAERSYLKMSFPYFIYKSAPISKIESPNKIEAIIDAELFKVFNMIIGVKVPIHTLCPCSKEISDYSAHNQRAIAEIYVKSKSMIWFEDLVEIAEKNASSPIFALLKRPDEKYITEHAYDNPKFVEDVVRDIAIELEKNNSIEWYKIEVTSMESIHNHNAFACLEKGWLDHVIRNQ; this is translated from the coding sequence TTGAGAGACGTACAGAATGATATAGATCTTAGGAATATACCCTTGGAAAGAGTGGGTATTAAGGATTTGGAATGGCCTATCAAGGTTTTAGATAAAGAGAGAGGTCATCAGCAAACAGTAGCAAAAATAGAGATTGCAGTTGATTTAAAACATTATATTCGTGGAATTCATATGAGTAGATTTATTGAGATTATGAATGAACTTGAGGAACTAAAACCAAAATCATTAGAAGAAATGCTGAGAAAGATTAAGGAGAAACTTCAAGCAGAAAGAAGCTATCTTAAAATGTCTTTTCCTTATTTCATTTATAAGAGTGCCCCAATATCAAAAATAGAATCTCCCAATAAAATTGAGGCAATTATTGATGCAGAACTTTTTAAAGTATTCAATATGATCATTGGAGTAAAAGTACCTATTCATACATTATGTCCTTGCTCCAAAGAAATTAGTGATTACTCTGCCCACAATCAAAGAGCAATAGCGGAAATATATGTAAAATCAAAAAGTATGATATGGTTTGAAGATTTAGTAGAAATAGCAGAAAAAAATGCAAGCTCTCCCATATTTGCCCTTTTAAAAAGACCCGATGAAAAATATATAACTGAACACGCATATGATAATCCTAAATTTGTTGAAGATGTCGTTAGAGATATTGCCATAGAACTTGAAAAAAATAATTCTATAGAATGGTATAAAATTGAGGTTACAAGTATGGAGAGTATACATAATCATAATGCTTTTGCATGCTTAGAGAAGGGGTGGCTTGATCATGTTATTAGAAATCAGTAA